One Nematostella vectensis chromosome 10, jaNemVect1.1, whole genome shotgun sequence genomic window carries:
- the LOC5502576 gene encoding rhodopsin, G0-coupled — translation MYAVVPYLAFLSVTGSFLNLLVCVVLLKDMRRMRVQDIFLVSISTGDFLASSVAIPIALKAALSSSWPFGLSGCQVHAFLIYTLGLVSITNLAALALEKFLTIVKCLYSDEHFFTRLQAICVVAGLWVYCLLITIPPLFGWARYGLEPGNKTCSLRWDDDGPADDAYYGVMFGGYFILPLALMVFSYFRIFKIMHHVKAMNLQCILQLSHNKRALYVSTSSQRSSFCC, via the exons ATGTATGCTGTTGTGCCCTACCTTGCGTTTCTGAGTGTCACAGGTTCATTCCTGAATCTGTTGGTCTGCGTTGTGCTTCTGAAAGACATGCGCAGAATGAGAGTCCAGGATATTTTTCTTGTCAGCATATCGACAG GGGATTTTTTGGCATCGTCAGTTGCCATTCCTATTGCCTTGAAAGCTGCTCTCTCGTCCAGTTGGCCGTTCGGGTTATCTGGATGTCAGGTACATGCCTTCCTTATCTACACCCTTGGTCTCGTCTCCATAACCAACCTAGCAGCTCTCGCCTTGGAGAAATTCCTCACCATCGTCAAATGCCTATACTCCGACGAGCATTTCTTCACAAGACTTCAAGCCATATGCGTGGTAGCCGGGCTGTGGGTATATTGCTTGCTGATCACCATTCCCCCTCTGTTCGGTTGGGCGCGGTACGGCCTGGAGCCAGGTAACAAAACCTGTTCTCTCAGATGGGACGATGATGGTCCGGCAGACGATGCGTACTATGGAGTGATGTTCGGCGGGTACTTCATCCTTCCTCTCGCACTCATGGTGTTCAGTTACTTCAGGATTTTTAAG ATCATGCACCACGTGAAAGCCATGAACCTGCAGTGCATCCTACAGCTGTCACACAACAAACGCGCCTTGTACGTAAGCACATCCAGTCAGCGGTCTTCTTTCTGCTGCTGA